From Thermococcus barophilus MP:
GAGTTGTCCATCTAAGAAATGGTGTAAAGCGAATTTTCAAAAGCAAGCCCTTCTATGTGGAGGAGAAAGTCGATGGGTATAACGTTAGAGTTGCTAAGGTTGGAGAGAAAATTTTAGCTCTAACAAGAGGCGGTTTTGTTTGTCCGTTTACCACTGAAAGAATTGGGGACTTCATAAACGAGCAGTTCTTCAAAGATCATCCTAATTTAATTCTCTGCGGTGAGATGGCAGGTCCAGAGAGCCCATATTTAGTAGAAGGCCCGCCATATGTTGAGGAGGACATTCAGTTTTTCCTCTTCGATATTCAAGAAAAAAGAACTGGAAGGAGCATACCAGTTGAGGAAAGGATAAAGCTGGCTGAAGAATACGGTATTCAGAGCGTTGAAATCTTTGGTCTTTATAGCTATGAAAAAATTGATGAGCTTTATGAGCTGATTGAGAGGCTCAGCAAAGAGGGGCGAGAAGGAGTAGTCATGAAAAGTCCGGATATGAAGAAAATCGTGAAGTATGTAACGCCCTATGCAAATGTTAACGACATAAAGATTGGCTCAAGGATTTTCTTTGATTTGCCTCATGGCTACTTCATGCAGCGCATAAAGAGGTTGGCATTTTATATTGCAGAGAAGCGCATAAGGAGAGAAGACTTTGATGAGTATGCAAAAGCCCTTGGAAAAGCTTTGCTCCAGCCCTTTGTGGAGTCAATATGGGACGTTGCAGCTGGTGAGATGATTGCTGAGATTTTCACGGTTAGGGTAAAGAAGATTGAAACCGCTTATAAGATGGTATCCCATTTCGAAAGGATGGGGCTTAACATCCATATTGATGATATTGAGGAACTTGGCAACGGCTATTGGAAGATTACATTCAAGAGGGTTTATGACGATGCAACTAAGGAAATCAGAGAGCTTTGGAACGGGCATGCTTTTGTGGACTAATGCTGAGGGAGAAGAGAAATTTCAATTTTTAACTCTTTCCAACTTTCTCCACAAGCTCATCCAGCACTTCTTTGAACTTGGCAGCGTCTACCCATTTAATTCCCATTTTCTCGGCCCATGTTAGAATACCAACATCGGCTGAAACTATTATTGCATCGAGCTCTTTAGCCAATAAAATCAGCTCAAAATCCTCCTTGCTGTCCACTATTCCCTCTCTTAGAGCTTTTCTGTAGTTTCTACGAAGCTTTTGGATTATCTTGTCAACATTATCGGTATCGAGGACGCTCTCCCTAACAGCTTTCTCCGCAACTCTTAACCCTTTATCAATTCTCCGTCTAATGTCTTCAATCAGCTCATAGACTACAAAAGCCGGAATTTTGATGTCATGAACGTTTGGAGGCTTCTTTATTATGTAAAGCTCAACATCAGGAGAAACCTCGCTCTCATCAACGAAGTGCATAATCTCCCTATAAATTCCGGGAGACATATAAAATTCCACCTTACCAAACAGATTTTCAGCGTATTCTAAAAATTTTTTCATAGCTTCAGTTGGTGTTTTGCCAAATTTTGCCCTGACATCTGGATTGACAAAAATGCTGGTATCAAGGACAAAGCGAATCATTGCAACCACAAGTTTATTTAGTTCTTTTGGTTTAAAACGCTAACCTTAAATAAATTCGATCAAATTAAATAACAGGTGGAATTATGGAGGTCATAAAAATATCAGTAAAGCGGGACATAATTGAGAGCCTCAAGTTTTACAACAAAGACTTGAAGGATTTGGAGAGAGAAGCTAAGGTTCTCCTAGCTATTGAGCTCTTTAAAGAGGGTGTTTTATCTCTTGAACAGGCTGCAGAATTTGCCGAATTGCC
This genomic window contains:
- a CDS encoding RNA ligase yields the protein MVSLHFKHILLKLGLDKERIEILEMKGGIVEDEFEGLRYLRFKDSAKGLRRGTVVFNESDIILGFPHIKRVVHLRNGVKRIFKSKPFYVEEKVDGYNVRVAKVGEKILALTRGGFVCPFTTERIGDFINEQFFKDHPNLILCGEMAGPESPYLVEGPPYVEEDIQFFLFDIQEKRTGRSIPVEERIKLAEEYGIQSVEIFGLYSYEKIDELYELIERLSKEGREGVVMKSPDMKKIVKYVTPYANVNDIKIGSRIFFDLPHGYFMQRIKRLAFYIAEKRIRREDFDEYAKALGKALLQPFVESIWDVAAGEMIAEIFTVRVKKIETAYKMVSHFERMGLNIHIDDIEELGNGYWKITFKRVYDDATKEIRELWNGHAFVD
- a CDS encoding RNA ligase partner protein, producing the protein MIRFVLDTSIFVNPDVRAKFGKTPTEAMKKFLEYAENLFGKVEFYMSPGIYREIMHFVDESEVSPDVELYIIKKPPNVHDIKIPAFVVYELIEDIRRRIDKGLRVAEKAVRESVLDTDNVDKIIQKLRRNYRKALREGIVDSKEDFELILLAKELDAIIVSADVGILTWAEKMGIKWVDAAKFKEVLDELVEKVGKS
- a CDS encoding UPF0175 family protein — protein: MEVIKISVKRDIIESLKFYNKDLKDLEREAKVLLAIELFKEGVLSLEQAAEFAELPLQKFIDELKAHNVPILEYDESELEEELASVNSL